From one Gemmobacter sp. genomic stretch:
- a CDS encoding ribonuclease E inhibitor RraB has protein sequence MDLQEQKAETQAVFAELVASADLPERAGVDFQFAPEAEDADWDALTEAVEALGHEVEWYEGDGPEDRWVEVTVENCKVTFEAIWAHEERLTLLAAVHGFAAQGWGLFAPERD, from the coding sequence ATGGACCTGCAAGAGCAGAAAGCCGAAACCCAAGCCGTGTTCGCCGAACTGGTGGCCTCGGCCGATCTACCGGAGCGTGCCGGCGTGGATTTCCAGTTCGCCCCCGAGGCCGAGGATGCCGACTGGGACGCGCTGACCGAGGCTGTCGAGGCCCTGGGCCACGAGGTGGAGTGGTATGAGGGCGATGGCCCCGAGGACCGCTGGGTCGAAGTGACCGTCGAAAACTGCAAGGTGACGTTCGAGGCGATCTGGGCGCATGAGGAACGGTTGACCCTGCTGGCGGCCGTGCATGGCTTTGCCGCGCAGGGCTGGGGCCTGTTCGCGCCGGAACGCGACTGA
- the rplN gene encoding 50S ribosomal protein L14, translating to MIQMQTNLDVADNSGARRVQCIKVLGGSHRRYASVGDIIVVSVKEAIPKGRVKKGDVRKAVVVRTAKEVRREDGTSIRFDRNAAVILNNQGEPVGTRIFGPVVRELRAKNFMKIISLAPEVL from the coding sequence ATGATCCAGATGCAGACCAATCTGGATGTCGCTGACAACTCGGGTGCTCGCCGGGTTCAGTGCATCAAGGTTCTGGGCGGTTCGCACCGCCGCTACGCATCCGTGGGCGACATCATCGTGGTGTCGGTCAAGGAAGCGATTCCGAAAGGCCGCGTGAAGAAGGGTGACGTCCGCAAGGCCGTCGTCGTCCGCACCGCCAAGGAAGTCCGTCGTGAAGACGGCACCTCGATCCGTTTCGACCGCAACGCCGCCGTCATCCTGAACAACCAGGGCGAACCGGTCGGCACCCGTATCTTCGGGCCGGTCGTGCGCGAACTGCGTGCCAAGAACTTCATGAAGATCATCTCGCTGGCGCCGGAGGTGCTGTAA
- the rpsE gene encoding 30S ribosomal protein S5, with protein sequence MAERENRRERRAEREETPEFADRLVAINRVSKTVKGGKRFGFAALVVVGDQRGRVGFGKGKAKEVPEAIRKATEQAKRSMIRVALRDGRTLHHDMEGRHGAGKVVMRTAVPGTGIIAGGPMRAVFEMLGVQDVVAKSLGSQNPYNMIRATIDGLKQEASPRSVAARRGKKVADILKKPEAEVATAEA encoded by the coding sequence ATGGCAGAACGTGAAAACCGCCGGGAGCGTCGTGCAGAGCGCGAAGAAACCCCGGAATTCGCCGATCGTCTTGTCGCGATCAACCGCGTCTCGAAAACCGTGAAGGGCGGCAAGCGCTTCGGCTTTGCAGCACTCGTGGTGGTCGGCGACCAGCGCGGCCGCGTCGGCTTCGGCAAGGGCAAGGCGAAAGAAGTGCCCGAGGCGATCCGCAAGGCGACCGAGCAGGCCAAGCGCAGCATGATCCGCGTCGCCCTGCGCGATGGCCGGACCCTGCACCACGACATGGAAGGCCGCCACGGCGCCGGCAAGGTCGTGATGCGCACCGCCGTTCCGGGGACCGGCATCATTGCCGGCGGTCCGATGCGCGCCGTGTTCGAGATGCTGGGCGTGCAGGACGTTGTCGCGAAGTCGCTGGGCTCGCAGAACCCCTACAACATGATCCGTGCGACCATCGACGGTCTGAAGCAGGAAGCCTCGCCCCGTTCGGTGGCAGCGCGTCGCGGCAAGAAAGTCGCCGACATCCTGAAGAAGCCCGAGGCCGAAGTCGCCACGGCCGAAGCCTGA
- the rplR gene encoding 50S ribosomal protein L18, whose product MANTKRELFIKRRLRVRNKLRKTADGRLRLSVHRSNKNISAQLIDDVNGVTVAAASTLEKELGFFGKNNVEAASKVGATIAERAKAAGIDTCYFDRGGFLFHGKVKALADAAREGGLKF is encoded by the coding sequence ATGGCGAACACGAAAAGAGAGCTGTTCATCAAACGCCGCCTGCGCGTTCGGAACAAGCTGCGGAAGACTGCCGACGGGCGCCTGCGCCTTTCGGTGCATCGTTCGAACAAGAACATCAGCGCCCAGTTGATCGACGACGTCAACGGCGTGACCGTTGCCGCCGCCTCGACGCTGGAAAAAGAGCTGGGCTTCTTCGGCAAGAACAACGTCGAGGCGGCCAGCAAGGTCGGCGCGACGATTGCCGAACGGGCGAAGGCAGCAGGGATCGACACCTGCTACTTCGACCGCGGGGGCTTCCTCTTCCACGGGAAAGTCAAGGCCCTGGCCGACGCTGCCCGTGAAGGCGGTCTGAAGTTCTGA
- the rplO gene encoding 50S ribosomal protein L15, with the protein MKLNELRDNDGAAKKQKRVARGPGSGKGKTAGRGIKGQKSRSGVALNGYEGGQMPLYRRLPKRGFTKPNRKEWAVVNLGLIQKFIEAGKLDGKVEITEDAIVAAGVTSHKRDGIRVLAKGEIATALTLVVSGASKAAVEAIEKAGGKITLTAQSVAAAE; encoded by the coding sequence ATGAAACTGAACGAACTGCGCGACAACGACGGCGCCGCCAAGAAACAGAAGCGCGTTGCACGCGGCCCGGGTTCGGGCAAGGGCAAGACCGCTGGCCGTGGTATCAAGGGGCAGAAATCCCGCTCGGGCGTGGCGCTGAACGGCTACGAAGGCGGCCAGATGCCGCTGTACCGCCGCCTGCCCAAGCGCGGCTTCACCAAGCCGAACCGCAAGGAATGGGCCGTGGTCAACCTGGGCCTGATCCAGAAGTTCATCGAGGCCGGCAAGCTGGACGGCAAGGTCGAGATCACCGAAGATGCGATCGTCGCGGCCGGCGTGACCTCGCACAAGCGTGACGGCATTCGCGTGCTGGCCAAGGGCGAAATCGCCACCGCGCTGACGCTGGTGGTGTCGGGCGCGTCGAAAGCGGCGGTCGAGGCCATCGAAAAAGCCGGCGGCAAGATCACCCTGACGGCACAGAGCGTCGCAGCCGCTGAATAA
- the rplP gene encoding 50S ribosomal protein L16, giving the protein MLQPKRTKFRKQHKGRIHGEAKGGFALNFGSFALKATEPERVTARQIEAARRAITRHMKRQGRVWIRVFPDVPVSSKPTEVRMGKGKGSVDYWACKVKPGRIMFEIDGVSEVIAREALRLGAMKLPVTSRVVAREDW; this is encoded by the coding sequence ATGCTGCAACCGAAACGGACCAAGTTCCGCAAACAGCACAAGGGCCGGATCCACGGCGAAGCCAAGGGCGGTTTCGCCCTGAACTTCGGCTCGTTCGCCCTGAAGGCAACCGAGCCAGAGCGGGTCACCGCCCGCCAGATCGAAGCGGCCCGCCGCGCGATCACCCGTCACATGAAACGTCAGGGCCGCGTCTGGATTCGCGTGTTCCCGGACGTTCCGGTCTCGTCGAAACCGACCGAGGTGCGGATGGGTAAAGGTAAAGGTTCGGTGGATTACTGGGCCTGCAAGGTCAAACCCGGCCGGATCATGTTCGAGATCGACGGCGTGTCGGAAGTCATCGCGCGTGAGGCCCTGCGCCTGGGCGCGATGAAGCTGCCGGTCACCAGCCGCGTGGTCGCCCGCGAAGATTGGTAA
- the rpmD gene encoding 50S ribosomal protein L30, whose translation MTKKTIVVQQVASAARRPAIQTATLKGLGLNKVRRTRELEDTPSVRGMVNKISHLVKIIEERG comes from the coding sequence ATGACCAAGAAAACCATCGTTGTTCAGCAAGTTGCTTCGGCAGCGCGCCGTCCCGCCATTCAGACCGCGACCCTCAAGGGTCTGGGCCTGAACAAGGTCCGCCGCACCCGCGAACTGGAAGATACTCCTTCGGTTCGCGGCATGGTCAACAAGATCTCGCATCTTGTGAAGATCATCGAAGAGCGCGGCTGA
- the rplB gene encoding 50S ribosomal protein L2 produces MALKSYKPTTPGQRGLVLIDRSELWKGRPVKGLTEGLVKTGGRNNTGRVTMWHKGGGAKRLYRIVDFKRRKFDVAATVERIEYDPNRTAFIALIRYEDGEVNYIIAPQRLAVGDKVIAGAKVDVKPGNAMPFSGMPIGTIVHNVEMKAGKGGQIARAAGTYAQFVGRDGGYAQIRLSSGELRMVRQECMATIGAVSNPDNSNQNLGKAGRKRHMGVRPTVRGVAMNPIDHPHGGGEGRTSGGRHPVTPWGKGTKGNRTRSNKQTDKYIVRSRHAKKKGR; encoded by the coding sequence ATGGCACTCAAGTCGTACAAACCTACGACGCCTGGCCAGCGTGGGCTGGTGCTGATCGACCGTTCGGAGCTTTGGAAAGGCCGCCCGGTCAAGGGACTCACTGAGGGTCTCGTGAAAACCGGCGGACGGAACAACACCGGACGCGTCACGATGTGGCACAAGGGCGGCGGCGCCAAGCGGCTCTACCGCATCGTGGACTTCAAGCGTCGCAAGTTCGACGTGGCGGCCACCGTCGAGCGGATCGAATACGATCCGAACCGGACCGCCTTCATCGCGCTGATCCGCTATGAAGATGGCGAAGTGAACTACATCATCGCCCCCCAGCGCCTGGCTGTTGGCGACAAGGTGATCGCCGGCGCCAAGGTCGACGTGAAGCCCGGCAACGCGATGCCCTTCTCGGGCATGCCGATCGGCACGATCGTCCACAACGTCGAGATGAAGGCAGGCAAAGGCGGCCAGATCGCCCGTGCAGCCGGCACCTACGCCCAGTTCGTCGGCCGTGACGGCGGCTATGCGCAGATCCGCCTGTCCTCGGGCGAACTGCGGATGGTGCGTCAGGAATGCATGGCGACCATCGGCGCCGTGTCGAACCCCGACAACTCGAACCAGAACCTGGGCAAGGCCGGCCGCAAGCGGCACATGGGCGTTCGCCCGACCGTCCGCGGCGTCGCGATGAACCCGATCGACCACCCGCACGGCGGTGGTGAAGGCCGGACCTCGGGCGGCCGTCACCCGGTCACTCCGTGGGGCAAGGGCACCAAGGGCAACCGGACCCGCTCCAACAAGCAGACGGACAAGTACATCGTCCGTTCGCGTCACGCGAAGAAGAAGGGACGCTGA
- the rpsQ gene encoding 30S ribosomal protein S17, which yields MPRRILQGTVTSDKNDQTITVLVERRFKHPLLQKTVRKSKKYRAHDPENQFKTGDSVRIVECAPISKTKRWHVVTEANA from the coding sequence ATGCCCCGTCGTATCCTGCAAGGCACCGTGACCTCGGACAAGAACGATCAGACGATCACCGTCCTGGTCGAGCGTCGCTTCAAGCACCCGCTGCTGCAAAAGACCGTGCGCAAGTCGAAGAAATATCGCGCGCACGACCCGGAAAACCAGTTCAAGACCGGCGATTCGGTCCGCATCGTGGAATGCGCGCCGATTTCGAAGACCAAGCGCTGGCACGTGGTGACCGAGGCAAACGCCTGA
- the rplX gene encoding 50S ribosomal protein L24: MAAKLRKGDTVVVLTGKDKGKQGEITQVMPKDNKAVVDGVNVALRHTKQSANSQGGRIPKAMPIDLSNLSLLDKNGKATRVGFREEDGKKVRFAKTTGEAI; encoded by the coding sequence ATGGCCGCGAAGCTCCGCAAGGGTGACACGGTCGTCGTGCTCACCGGCAAGGACAAGGGCAAGCAGGGTGAAATCACCCAGGTCATGCCCAAGGACAACAAGGCCGTGGTCGATGGCGTGAACGTGGCCCTGCGCCACACCAAGCAAAGCGCCAACAGCCAGGGCGGCCGCATCCCCAAGGCGATGCCGATCGACCTGTCGAACCTGTCCCTGCTGGACAAGAACGGCAAGGCAACGCGCGTCGGTTTCCGCGAGGAAGACGGCAAGAAAGTGCGCTTCGCCAAGACCACCGGGGAGGCGATCTGA
- the rpsH gene encoding 30S ribosomal protein S8, which yields MSMNDPLGDMLTRIRNAQLRGKSTVTSPASKLRAWVLDVLAAEGYIRGYERTTGADGHPALEISLKYFEGTPVIREIKRVSKPGRRVYAGSQELPSVRNGLGVAIVSTPKGVLSDANARAANVGGEVLCTVF from the coding sequence ATGTCGATGAACGATCCGCTCGGCGATATGCTGACCCGCATCCGCAACGCTCAGCTGCGCGGGAAGTCCACTGTGACTTCGCCCGCGTCCAAGCTGCGCGCCTGGGTGCTGGATGTGCTGGCCGCCGAAGGCTATATCCGCGGTTACGAACGCACCACCGGTGCCGACGGCCACCCCGCGCTGGAAATCAGCCTGAAATACTTCGAAGGCACCCCGGTCATCCGCGAAATCAAGCGGGTGTCGAAGCCGGGCCGCCGCGTCTACGCCGGTTCGCAGGAACTGCCGTCGGTGCGCAACGGTCTGGGTGTCGCCATCGTCTCGACGCCGAAAGGTGTCCTGTCGGACGCGAATGCACGCGCTGCCAACGTCGGCGGCGAAGTGCTTTGCACCGTGTTCTGA
- the rplV gene encoding 50S ribosomal protein L22 has product MGMEKNPRRVADNEAQAIGRMLKTSPQKLNLVAAMIRGKKVDKALADLTFSKKRVAVDVKKVLQSAIANAENNHGLDVDELVVAEAWVGKNITLKRGRPRARGRFGKIMKPFAEITIKVRQKGETA; this is encoded by the coding sequence ATGGGTATGGAGAAAAATCCGCGCCGCGTGGCGGACAACGAGGCTCAGGCCATCGGCCGCATGCTCAAGACCAGCCCTCAGAAGCTGAACCTTGTGGCGGCGATGATCCGCGGCAAGAAGGTGGACAAGGCGCTGGCCGACCTCACCTTCTCGAAAAAGCGGGTTGCCGTCGACGTGAAGAAAGTCCTTCAGTCGGCCATCGCCAACGCTGAAAACAACCACGGCCTGGACGTCGACGAACTGGTCGTCGCCGAGGCCTGGGTTGGCAAGAACATCACCCTGAAGCGGGGCCGTCCGCGCGCCCGTGGTCGCTTTGGCAAGATCATGAAGCCCTTCGCCGAGATCACGATCAAGGTGCGTCAGAAAGGGGAGACTGCGTAA
- the rpmC gene encoding 50S ribosomal protein L29, whose product MNAKELREKTPDQLRDQLLALKKEAFNLRFRQATNQLENTARMNAVRKEVARIKTVLNQMAAQAAAN is encoded by the coding sequence ATGAACGCCAAGGAACTGCGCGAAAAGACGCCCGACCAGCTGCGTGACCAGCTGCTCGCGCTGAAGAAGGAGGCGTTCAACCTGCGCTTCCGTCAGGCTACCAACCAGCTTGAGAACACCGCCCGCATGAACGCCGTCCGCAAGGAAGTGGCGCGCATCAAGACGGTGCTGAACCAAATGGCCGCGCAAGCGGCGGCGAACTGA
- the rplF gene encoding 50S ribosomal protein L6, translating into MSRIGKKPVELPKGVSASLSGQTIEVKGPKGARTFTAPDDVTITIDGTAVKVTPRGSSKRARSMWGMSRSMVANLVTGVTTGFKKELEIQGVGYRAAMQGDVLKLSLGYSHEVNFKAPAGVTVVAPKQTEIVVEGIDQQAVGQVAANIREWRQPEPYKGKGIRYKGEYIFRKEGKKK; encoded by the coding sequence ATGTCTCGTATTGGGAAAAAACCGGTCGAGCTGCCCAAGGGGGTTTCCGCCTCCCTGTCCGGCCAGACCATCGAGGTGAAGGGGCCGAAAGGCGCCCGCACCTTCACCGCCCCCGACGACGTGACCATCACGATCGACGGCACGGCCGTGAAGGTCACCCCGCGCGGTTCGTCCAAGCGCGCCCGCTCCATGTGGGGCATGTCGCGTTCGATGGTGGCGAACCTTGTCACCGGCGTCACCACTGGCTTCAAGAAAGAGCTTGAAATCCAGGGCGTCGGTTACCGGGCCGCCATGCAGGGCGATGTTCTGAAACTCTCGCTCGGCTACAGCCACGAGGTGAACTTCAAGGCTCCGGCAGGCGTGACCGTCGTTGCTCCGAAGCAGACCGAAATCGTGGTGGAAGGCATCGACCAGCAGGCCGTCGGCCAGGTCGCTGCCAACATCCGCGAGTGGCGTCAACCCGAGCCCTACAAGGGCAAGGGCATTCGCTACAAGGGCGAGTACATCTTCCGCAAGGAAGGCAAGAAGAAGTAA
- the rpsS gene encoding 30S ribosomal protein S19 — protein MSRSVWKGPFVDAYVLKKAEKARESGRGEVIKIWSRRSTILPQFVGLTFAVYNGHKHIPVPVTEEMIGQKFGEYSPTRTYYGHAADKKAKRK, from the coding sequence ATGTCGCGCTCTGTTTGGAAAGGCCCCTTTGTCGACGCTTACGTCCTCAAGAAGGCCGAGAAAGCCCGCGAGTCGGGCCGTGGCGAGGTCATCAAGATCTGGTCACGCCGTTCCACCATCCTGCCACAGTTCGTGGGCCTGACCTTTGCCGTCTACAACGGCCACAAGCACATTCCGGTGCCTGTGACCGAAGAGATGATCGGCCAGAAGTTCGGTGAATATTCTCCGACCCGGACCTACTACGGTCACGCGGCCGACAAGAAAGCCAAGAGGAAGTAA
- a CDS encoding nucleoside deaminase — translation MDTTRLAARLLDVIETDILPLTAQGVARGNKVFGAAILRKSDLSLVLAETNNELENPLWHGEVHTLKRFYELTARPGTDELIFLSTHEPCTMCMSAITWAGFDNYYYFFSHEDSRDAFAIPHDLKILKEVFGLEPGGYRRTNGFWKANALADMVAAAPDADRTRMQDQWRRILTIYADLSARYQAGKSDNDIPLN, via the coding sequence ATGGACACCACCCGCCTTGCCGCCCGCCTGCTGGACGTGATCGAGACCGACATCCTGCCGCTGACCGCGCAAGGCGTTGCGCGCGGCAACAAGGTGTTCGGCGCCGCGATCCTGCGCAAGTCCGACCTGTCGCTGGTTCTGGCCGAAACCAACAACGAACTGGAGAATCCGCTCTGGCATGGCGAGGTTCACACGCTGAAACGGTTCTACGAACTGACCGCGCGTCCCGGCACCGACGAGCTGATCTTTTTGTCCACCCACGAACCCTGCACGATGTGCATGTCGGCGATCACCTGGGCCGGGTTCGACAACTATTACTACTTCTTCAGCCATGAGGACTCGCGCGATGCCTTTGCGATCCCGCATGATCTGAAAATTCTCAAGGAGGTGTTCGGCCTGGAACCCGGCGGCTACCGCCGGACGAATGGCTTCTGGAAAGCAAACGCCTTGGCCGACATGGTCGCCGCCGCGCCGGATGCTGACCGGACCCGGATGCAGGATCAGTGGCGCCGGATCCTGACCATCTATGCCGATCTGTCGGCGCGCTATCAGGCAGGAAAATCCGATAACGACATTCCCCTGAACTGA
- the rpsC gene encoding 30S ribosomal protein S3, translating to MGQKVNPIGMRLQVNRTWDSRWYADSKDYGNLLLEDLKMREFIHEEVKQAGVSRVIIERPHKKCRVTIHTARPGVIIGKKGADIETLRKKLSNFTKSELHLNIVEVRKPEVDAQLVAESIAQQMERRVSFRRAMKRAVQNAMRMGALGIRVNVGGRLGGAEIARTEWYREGRVPLHTLRADIDYALSEATTPYGIIGVKVWIFKGEIMEHDPQARDRRAAEGNDAPGPRPRRDRERA from the coding sequence ATGGGTCAGAAGGTCAACCCGATCGGGATGCGTCTCCAGGTCAACCGCACCTGGGACAGCCGCTGGTATGCCGACTCGAAGGATTACGGCAACCTGCTGCTTGAAGACCTCAAGATGCGCGAGTTCATCCACGAGGAAGTCAAGCAGGCCGGCGTGTCGCGCGTGATCATCGAGCGCCCGCACAAGAAATGCCGCGTCACCATCCACACCGCCCGTCCCGGCGTCATCATCGGGAAGAAGGGTGCGGATATCGAGACGCTGCGCAAGAAGCTCTCGAACTTCACCAAGTCGGAACTGCACCTGAACATCGTCGAAGTCCGCAAGCCGGAAGTCGACGCCCAGCTGGTGGCCGAATCGATCGCCCAGCAGATGGAACGCCGGGTGTCGTTCCGCCGCGCCATGAAGCGCGCCGTGCAGAACGCCATGCGCATGGGCGCCCTGGGTATCCGGGTGAACGTGGGTGGCCGTCTGGGTGGCGCGGAAATCGCGCGGACCGAATGGTACCGCGAAGGCCGCGTGCCGCTGCACACGCTGCGCGCCGACATCGACTATGCGCTGTCCGAAGCCACGACCCCTTACGGGATCATCGGGGTGAAGGTCTGGATCTTCAAGGGCGAGATCATGGAACATGATCCGCAGGCCCGTGACCGTCGTGCTGCCGAAGGCAACGACGCCCCGGGGCCGCGCCCGCGCCGCGACCGCGAACGCGCCTGA
- the rpsN gene encoding 30S ribosomal protein S14 produces MAKVSMVEREKKRARLVKQYASKRANLKEIIKDESKPMEERFRASLKLAELPRNSSATRLHNRCELTGRPHAYYRKLKLSRIMLRELASFGQIPGMVKSSW; encoded by the coding sequence ATGGCAAAAGTTTCCATGGTCGAACGCGAGAAAAAGCGCGCCCGGTTGGTCAAGCAGTATGCTTCCAAGCGCGCCAATCTCAAAGAGATCATCAAGGACGAATCGAAACCGATGGAAGAGCGCTTCCGCGCCAGCCTCAAGCTGGCCGAACTGCCGCGCAACTCCTCGGCGACCCGTCTGCACAACCGTTGCGAACTGACCGGGCGTCCGCACGCCTACTATCGCAAGCTCAAGCTGTCGCGGATCATGCTGCGTGAACTGGCCTCGTTCGGCCAGATCCCCGGCATGGTGAAGTCGAGCTGGTAA
- the rplE gene encoding 50S ribosomal protein L5 produces the protein MLDAATYTPRLKAAYNDRIKAALTEEFSYTNPMQLPKLDKIVLNMGVGEAVKDTKKVKQAAEELSKIAGQKAVVTHAKKSIAGFRVREQMPLGCKVTLRGDRMYEFLDRLITIALPRVRDFRGVKGNSFDGRGNYAMGLKEHIVFPEIDFDKVDEILGMDIIICTTAKTDAEAKALLKQFNMPFMA, from the coding sequence ATGCTTGACGCTGCAACCTATACCCCGCGCCTGAAGGCTGCCTACAACGACCGCATCAAGGCGGCGCTGACGGAAGAATTCAGCTACACCAACCCGATGCAACTGCCCAAGCTCGACAAGATCGTGCTGAACATGGGCGTCGGCGAAGCGGTCAAGGACACCAAGAAGGTCAAGCAGGCCGCCGAGGAACTGTCCAAGATCGCCGGTCAGAAGGCCGTGGTGACCCATGCCAAGAAGTCGATCGCCGGCTTCCGCGTGCGGGAACAGATGCCGCTGGGCTGCAAGGTGACGCTGCGCGGCGACCGCATGTACGAATTCCTGGACCGCCTGATCACCATCGCGCTGCCGCGCGTGCGTGACTTCCGGGGCGTCAAGGGCAACTCGTTCGACGGCCGCGGCAACTACGCGATGGGCCTGAAGGAACACATCGTGTTCCCCGAGATCGACTTCGACAAGGTCGACGAGATCCTCGGCATGGACATCATCATCTGCACCACCGCGAAAACCGACGCAGAAGCCAAGGCGCTGTTGAAGCAATTCAACATGCCCTTCATGGCTTGA